A region of the Plasmodium vinckei vinckei genome assembly, chromosome: PVVCY_11 genome:
ttttatttttcgaTACTTTGGAGCATAACCATTTAAAATTGGAGGCTTTTCGTTATCTTTTGTCGGTGAATCAACACACAGGTTACTCTTCATATTTCATTATGAACATTattgatattataaatgataatttaaattcaaACAGTTTTTCTATTTTGCATAACAATACCCGATattcacatattttttcaacatCATAATTTCTTTACATGTTTGTCTTTTTTCGAATAGGTCTTTTTTCCAATTATTGGGGATACTTAACCACGAAAGAATATCTTCTCAGTAATATTTCTACAAGTttagatgaaataaaaaaaatggaatcgAGCAATCAATGCCTTATAAAGAGGagtgatataaaaaataatctaatcaacaatatatttcatgCATGTAACGAAGACAGTTCCAGTAATATAAGCAATGATCATTACACATTGCCAGACgaaatcaaaaatatatgttttataaaaaatatggatgaatttgaaaaaatgacaATAGAAATACAAGAATATCAAAAAAGGCATTGGATAAATAACATTTACATGGatgatgatatatataattttgattataataataatttaacagatatagaaaatattaatcgTAATTTAaggatgaaaaaaaaaaaattttatattggTATCGATGTAGAATGGAATAGAAAGCAAAAAGCTAGTGTCATATCTTTTTCAAcatctaaaaaaatatatgtagtTGATTTATTGAATATAGATTATAACTACAAATTATTAgtgtataaatttttaaaatggaTATTAGAAAAcccatttatatataaattgttctttaattttttatgtgatatatatataatgtcaaggtatttcaaaaatatatcgaATCTAAATGCATTTATAAATGTAATAGATCTTAAAAAACCCTTGATAGTTGAAAAGTGTAATAATGAGGATATATAcaattgtaataatattattaatactGAGTTAATGAATAGGAATATtcttgaaaataatgataccggattatttaaaaaattaacaaacaGTAgcacatataattttaagaaagaaatagaaaataaatttaacgatccagaaaatataataacagcattaccaaaaaaaattaataaatattattttaaaagtttaaatgatttatgttttcaatttttgaaaaaaaaattaagcaAAGAATTACAATTATCCAATTGGAATAAAAGGCCATTATCAAAGGAGCAAATCGAATATGCAGGTCTCGATGCTTATGTCCTTATACCTATAGaggaaaaattaatagacgataaatatatttctgaGTGTAATACAAATAGTCATATTTTGGTTGATTCTTTCATTCAGAAGTATAATTCAAAGAATTGCTCCTGGGATTGGTAAATAGTGATTTTATTGGATAGCAAAATAtcgaaaaatattataaaggctatattttttaacataaaacatatatttataagaaATCGAATAATAAtcgatataaatatgattattatgttttttcaaGTACGAAAAATCCTCTCCCAATAGgtaaaacaataatagtGTACATACACCTTGTATGTGTGTAAAGTattgaaataatatacataaaacaTGTGTAATATCAATTAGAGATGATGAATATACTACTTTTTCCCGTTTGTTTTATAAGAATAATTTGTCTGTTGATGTTAAAAGTTGTTTTATTCGTTAAATGCATACTATAAgaattatatcattataaatgtgttaaaaagtataatatattttgttacatttttttattctttgcATTTGTTTCTAACtcaatttgttttatatttttttatttccttctCTATGTTTGTCTATTTTTGAGAAACAATTTGATgctctttttaatttagaCACACTTTGTTGTGCTTTACATTGGCTAGAGTAGCTTGAATTCTTATGagcatattttaaataaaaaataacataatgGAAAATTTAGATCATAGATGGAACAATAAGGttgaaatttttaatttgaaaataaataaattaaggAATGAGATGAATGAATACAAGAAAAGTTCTTTTAATGCATGTTctctaaaaaataaaaaagtatttttttctaaattgaataataatactaaaaaaagagaattaataaatataaatgaatacaatgtaaaaaataatttggaAAAGGGGCATATCAGAACAAATGTCAGAGTAAACAATGCCTTAAATATGGAAAGAAATTCAGAAGCTAATAATAGTATGAATAATGGagtacaaaatataaaaaatcaaaaaaatacagtAACAGGAAATGCAGCATTCCCTACATCAAAAAACATTTctaacaaaataattaaaactaatgatgttaatattatagaaaataaaaattatttcaagTTCAATGTAAGAAATAAacgaaaaaatgaaaaaacaattaaaattaacGAAAAGCGATGGATAATTGGTAAGTATATATTgaacttataaaaaatgcacaAATAAGTgtaataaatgtaaaacaaatatatagatattgGAAAGTTGTGAATCAATTTCCTATCATTTCGTTCAAAATAGTTACACTACTATtataacaatataatagtatatataaatattattatgaaaagaagtgaagaaaataaataaattaattaatttggAAACATGATGTTCTCTTCATTTCTATTTGCAGCAACAAAACATATCAAAGTAGAAAAGGGAAATACTAATGATAAGGAATTTATGttgaaaaatcaaaaaaaaaaaaaaacgaaattATTGTATTTAGAAGGAGAAGAAGGTAATCCTAAAACCGtatgcataataaaataaaacatattttcattttctatgATGGCCAATATAGACATATGGCATTccataaaatatgcatagacattttaaaaatcgAAATATGTGCAGatctatatttacatatatgaatattgattaaattttatgcaGGAAATATGTACCCATATCCCATATACTCCGATTCAGAAGTTGGATTTGAAAGTATATCGCATATAGAAGATGAATTACTAtcaaaagtgaaaaaagaaaatcaaGATGATGATGATATCAAAACAACGAAGCATCTTGCACAATGGAGTTCCAACTTAGTTCATAAATATCTTGACGAGGCCATCGAAAAAGCAAAGCTAATGTTTCATAGCTCAAGTATAAAATGGCGCAATGAAGAAATCTTTAAAAGAATGAGGTCTTAACCATTATACATAAATCTCTACTAGTGTGTCTGTCCACTTATGCagtaaaaattacaaaattgTAATGAGAAAGATATagaaattattatcaaactaaaatgataatttgAGAAAACaaactaaaaatattgGCGCAtgtcatattatatatatagttatgaaaaaatgaataagtGTAGGATggggaaaaaatatattgttccTATGCTGATATTTTGTCAAGATATAATATtcgtatataaataatagacatataaaaaatgttttttagcgaaaattaaaacatttttttatccatAAGCCATATTATGATTgtcttttttgttttttgccatgatttttgtttttatctaacaatatttaaatttaatccATTATTGTGTAATTATTTACACACCTTATTATGAttgttttgtattttttttccatattaatattttcaataaatcataatatattatttatgaaaatataaatttttataaaattcaaGAAACAtgaaataatgtaaaaagaattccttaaaaaaacattttcaaaACATTTAATAGTTAAAAACACAAATttggaataataaaattgccAAAGAGcgaaatattatttggtGTGTATTTTGTAACACCTATAAAAGTCAGTGTGtgcttatataatatgcattatattaaatttaaatgtatCTATATCGAAAggcatatatgtatatataggtCAAAATGCCTTCTTTATCTTGGTATTTAATGGATATATAGTGACatgtttgtttattttttcgacTTATAAtcatgtttttatatataattgcaactaatatatattgtaaaaaaagtagaaaatgaagtacatacttaaaaaataaaaaattaggaATAAAATGGTAACTAACTTGAATAAGTAAGGATACTATATGGGtcaaaaaaggaaataagaATATCTTATTAAGTGCTATAATAGAAGTTCTTTCTATTTATAATGTTtcagaattattatttttaataggggaaatattgtatttttttagttttattaatcgtttaaatgtttatatatattataaaagcTAACACAccaaaaaacatattttatagtaCGAAAAATAAGATGATATTTATCTTcatcttttaaataattgatttattatttttaagggAAAGCccgtaatattttttggtaCTTATCCCAAAGTTCATTGTAATtctacttttttaaataaagcaaagatttttatataacaaaagGGGAGGGAATTACaagaaaaaaagcaaaaaatatgcactatttttataggtACTTCACGctactatatattttatagttttaaaaaagagataataaaatatattttagttaccttataaaaaagaattttGCATATCTCAAAATATATCCCCCTTACAAAGTATTATAATAACTATGTGTATAGAAATaagcaaaaatattattatatagtagtagtacatatatagttattcaaatatttaatttttgattGTGCGTATACTCATATGATGCAACATATACtaaataacaattttttttgaaaagttAACTATGAGTAAAACCTTATTAAAACGGtgatttaataaaacaCAAGGGGCCGTtcatacaaatataatgttttatatatattttcaatgtacaataattttgaaaaacaCACTATAAATTCCTAtaccaaaaaaataaaagaaataggAATTTCGGATAtttttaagtatatatattatcttttttcaCATTAGCACTAATGTATAGTTATATtagtttatatatgcatatggcacaataaagataaaaaatagggagagtacatatatttaataatgttattataaaaaatattaaggTGAACACTCGATCTTagcaaataatataataaaaaatcttataaaaattaaaataaaacaatttttcttaaacacatcaaaaaaattatataaaattttaaaaaaataaaaaatatataaataccgTGTTCAAAAAAATCACAATGGGTTAATGACAAATGTTGCATATTTAAGGGAATCCAATATATAGCATACATGTGTTTACCATgtgcatacatatatattaaaatttttaagcTATAAAACTATTGTTTAAAAAGCtaaaattgttatttatataataaatacatatatatataatagtaaaataacagtgtatataatattatgtatgtgtatattatatatttatatgcatgttATGGTATACTATTATGTGGTCATATGCATGTTTGTAAATATGTAGATCCtgctttttttatgaaacaatatataattaaatataaatcgtATTTCTTATTTGTTgtataatatgaatatatatattacatgcTATGAAAGTaagatatttttataatttatgtatggctatttttttttaatgttttttatttattgttgtttttatgaattatcAAATTAAGTGTCTTAATAACTTTTCAAATGTATATTCTTCATAAGTACAATTCTACataaagtaataataatttattcacAGTACATCCTTTATTTCCTTGatacattaaaaatattttcgtTACATATTGTATACTTtgattcaaaaaaataccaCAATACATATGCTCATGGTTGTTAAAATATACAGTGGCATATATtatcctttttattttgttaacaaatcttttacatttatacatacatatatatttatctacatatttttcttcattatttttatgacaacattttaaattatcgTAAATACGATTGTAAAGAAAAGGTCAttaaattgtattttttttaaattaagaTGAACATCCATAAGGAAGGAAAAGGCAGGGATGTAATGAAATATGATtatgattatattaaagacgataataaatacaacaatataattaacTCAAAAAATGGAGACGACAAACCGAAAAaacatatgaaaaataatagtgaaAAGGGTCGTATGTTTGATAGGTATGATGTGAATCataaaatcgaaaaaaatttattgaaaaaaggaaatcaacattttaaatataatcacaataataatacacatGATAAAAAGATAAATGGACATCATGATTATAAAAACCGAAATACTTGTAATTCTATAGCAGAGGATAACACCAGCTACAATGGGAATcacaaaaatgaaaacataCCCCCATATTCTTTAATGAATGGTATGAAACGAAATAAGAATGATGAAATGAGCGACAGAAGAGGAAGCATTCAAAGAACAGTGAGACATGTTgaatataacaataatgatgatggcgaaaaaaatgtgtcaAGAGATAATtacaataataacaatatggaaagtaaaaaaaacataaaatataatgatgaaataaaggaaaattatgaaaattggaattcaaaaaaagatatcaataatgttgaaaaaattGGTCCAAAAggtgaattaaaaaaaaaacacacaAATACCTTTTTAAGTAGAAATGGGAACAATggtaatgataataaaaatagtaggGGTTTACAAAATAACAAGAAGACGAGCTATAGTCAAACggaaaggaaaaaaaattatttaaatacttTAAATGATGGAATGAATGCAAGCAATCGTAAGAAAAGTAATAGtaaagatataaatgaggatatatataggaataataaaaagatgGATGACTCTAAAAACGATAACATCAAcaataacaaaaattattctaGCGACTTTAAAGACACACCTATTAATAACAAttctaaatttataaaagaagGAAACTATTctacaaaaagaaaagtcATGGAAAACccttttcataaaaatgaaaataatagtagAGATGATTTAATATCAAACATGGAAATGGATAGACATGGACGTAACGAAATTAATTGTAGCAACCTTAATGACAATGATAACAATTATTACAGCAACCGAATAGATAATAACAACAATCGTAGCAATAATAATGGttacaaaaataacaatggtaatgataatattaagcaagatgaaaatatgaCCCATTTCGAGACTTATGaatcaattaaaaaaaatgaagaccATATAAAACGCATTGATGTTAATCATGCAAAAAATGATCATGTTAAAAAAGGTAGCAGAAAAGTATAtgctgaaaaaaaaaaaaaaaatctcGAAATAAATAGTACCAGGAATAAAGGAGATCATAATTACAATAACCGTAAAAGCTTGAGTAATGCTAATTCTGATAatccaaataataaaaataaaactagtacatttagaaaaaatgaagataaaaaagataaatataacaatagtgaaaaaaaaatgaataataacatattaaataatggaaatgttaattataaaaaaaatgtcacTTCAGAATTACCTTcgtataataatatagtgGAAAATGAGGAGAAAGATGATGATACTAGAAATGGATTGAGATACAATAATAAGCATCATGACGacacaaataaaaagtataataaTTACAGGAATACAGAtaatgacaaaaaaaacgacTATAGAAGCACCAACGAATATATCAATGATATGCGTAAGGTAGAATCTGGTAGTTATAAACATACAGAAAATGATGATGTTATGAAAAgtaaagaaaattttaaaccaggtgataaaaatatagaggAATCAAGAAGCAGAGAAagaactaaaaaaaataaagatatgcataaaagtaatgaaaaaaaaacgaaaaatgGCTACTTGGATCCGTCATGGaatgatataaatcataataataaaaatggaaaacataataacaaaaaaaaaaatagatattataaaaacaatcaTGATAATCGAAGTGACAGTTTAATGAACACAAATGGTGACGATAATAGTAGTATTAACAATTATGATGACGAATGTGTTTATAgctattatgaaaaatcgAGCATGCGAAGTTCATACTACAAAGACAGTAGTGTCCAGGGGATGAATGGCTATAATGGGCAcgaatatgataaaaatgaaaatgagagaaaattaaatttaaaaaaaaatagcttaaaaaaaacgagcatacaatttaataatgaagaaaagTATGAGAAGAAGCATAGCGagcaatattatattaagaTAAGTGAAATTACATCGGTTACTAATGAGTCAACTTCCCCTAACAACagtaatattaataatagcCTCAATGACTATGAaggtaaaaataataattacaattattatgataaaaaaacaagtcATCGAGATAGTATGAACAGTAATAAAggaataaaattttctgACGTATCAGAAAAGGAATCAAACATGAGCAATGCCAATAGCGAGtataaatacaataaaaatgaactaacacctttttatttctctaaaaataacaatgtAAATATTGATGGACTAAATAATATCGAAAATGTCAATGAGGATAATGgtatacaaattataaaaaataatatgattaGATATGATCTTTATTCCAACAACGACGATAGCATTAACAATAGTATGGACTCGAAAAATTGGTCTGATACCCCTAATAAGAATTCTAATAATAGTACCGAattcaataaaaaaggCAAAACTCGTGATATGAAATACCAGAAAAAtggaagaagaaaaaatgattataataatgaagagTTTATAAGAAAGGAAAAAACGAGAAGCTCCAAAAATAAGAACAACAATAACAATAGTGCTACCAATATTAAGAATAGTAATGAGCATGGTAAAAACAACAAAAAGACAAAACGTAGCGATTTTcgatttacaaaaaaaaaggggaATGCTGAAGAGGATCGCaatgataaattaaaatatgaggatgataaaaatgccaaaaatatggaacgaaataattatattgatGGTTCTGAAAACGATAGGAATGGTACTCACAATTCTtctaatattttgaatgccgataaaaatagtgataATGAAAGTAATTTAATTGACTACAAGAGTTTTAAAGCATGGATTGGAAATCGATATAATACAATgctaaatttatatataaaccaggaaaatcgaaaaaaaaacaataatgaaatatttgaagatgaaataaaaatatatgaattaaataCATTTGATACTATTAACCAAGAtgaagaatataataataatgatgatattACAAAATCAGTAGAAATCGACGAAAATTTAATGGACGAACctaatagtaatatatataataaagataatttTGTTCTGCCAAATGATACAAAAGAACTCGATGAACTAACAtgtattaatgaaaatcctaaaaaaaaaaatagtctagtaaataaaaaagatttaTCAAGCAATGCTACAAAGGGCTATTATAGCGcaccaaaaaataatgcattTACAAGTCCGAAAAATGTATCAcgtttattaaataataataccataaataatgaagacGATAAAGATcatagaaataataatggttCTCGCTCAAATAACCAAAAAAAGGGATCGATTTATTCTCGTAAAAGTGGTTTAAATAGGATCAAAGCTTCTTTGTTAAAATTAGTATCtaacaataaatatgataatacaaaaaatccGGATGATACCAACACAAgttccaatttttttatgagaaaaaatactacttttaaaaacaataacAATGAAGACAAAGATAATGATCATAATTTTAGCAAAAAGGGATactttgaaaaaaaaaaaattgagaAACGGGGAACCAACATCgttggaaataaaatagtaaataaTACCACTTCTAACAATGCAACAACTAATGGTAATGTctctaataataataaaaaacaattagATAATAACCCCCCTTACAAAAAAGTATATCAAGtttcagaaaaaaaaaatgattatacAAAAAGCAAAACAAAAAACATACCGCCATATAAACAGAATAAACATTCAACAGACAATCAATACAATAAAGAGAAGCCTCGAGGCGCTAATTTAGTAAACGAAAGATTTAATAAACGAATTCATTCAAGCGatataaacaatatgaaagaaaataatatcccCTTAAAGCATAATGCAAATAACGATATTATAATtcgaaataataattaaatgtCATTCGCAggtaatttattaaaactgTTGATGAAATAAAGCGATGAATTTAATGCCACCATTGAAATTTTGAAAACTGCATGATAATATCAACGGGAACATAAGGAATACTATGTATCATGCtttataaatgaatatgaaCACTATTTCGTATTTCGAAATGAAAGTGAACATAACAGAGTACTATTTTATGGGTATTATGAATACCCGTTCGtgattttttctatataaagGTAAAAGTTagaatattatgaaaagaCATTACGCGATTCGTAGATATAGTAAAATATGCTATAACAAGCCCATATTATGCCCGCATACCTTCCTACAATATGTGATAATGATTCCTAAACGATTGTAATGCTTCTCACACttccaaaaaattaatgggCATAGTATACTACTATTACTAATaatgtttataataaacaaaataaatataatatattgttattaataatattcagtgttttaataaattaaaaaaaaacacacacacacacacatatTTCGAGCTTTTTAAATTTCAGAACAAATTcgctatattttttcattttttaatgcatGTGTACGTTTGTTTTTGGGTATTTctatgtaataaaaatttatccCATTCATATATCTATTCATTTGATTCTTTcatttacatataaatatatggtTTGTTTGTTTGTgtgtttttgtttattttttaatatcttttttgtgttcttacatatttttacatttttttttcattataattaCATGCACACATATAACCATTAAAGGAATAAtgctaatttttttttttttttaaatacatatttatacttaaccgataattttctttatatgcattatagaaaaataaaaataagtatgttttttaataaaaataatttcacaaaatatatacagaACAACAAAGTTGCACAATTGTACTACAACTTTTTAtgcacaaaaaaaagttttaattaacatttacttttattatttaaatattattattactttaatgatatataataacaaaaatatttgcatatcgtttgaaaaaaataataaaaaagacaaGTATAAttgattaaaaataaattttatagttTTGATTTGTTCATTAAGaattaacaattttaaataatttttcataccgaataaaacatttttatattatctttaaattttgcatttttaattatttatttttttatgctattttatatctttatgTATTACATTgtaatttcaaaaaaaactatatttcctgcataaataaattaaatttacaataacattgataatttaaaatataatattaataagaaGACAAACAAAAACCCAAAAaaggataaaaaaaaatgtcatatatattaaattaaaaactgCATACACGATACATTGATTGCAACCTAAGTTTTAAAAGCAAAATATTgtatcattttatattttatataaatattatgaaaacatatatgtattattatgatttaTAAGCAAAATGGATcgattaattaaaataagtaATAATCTATTTGTCGATTTAAATAACTACTATGAGAAAATTGACGAAACAGaagatttaaatatttttgacaAAACTAATAATGAGTGTGTagaaaacaatataaataatgctGATAACGATTgtaaattgaaaataaaaaaaacagtggatatttttattaatttgacaaaaaacaaaaatatagattatTGTACTTCTATAAAGTTTAAAGATACCAAACTAgacataattaaattaattcaaGGGATTAATAATTCGTATATGAAGAATGAAGAATATCATTATCTACGAttaatgatgataatatgcttaaaaaattatattttcgaatatgtgaataaatatttaaaaaatattattaataactatgaaaagaagaaacataaaaaagaaattaacaattttaGTAGTTTAATATACAGTAAAAATGATGGTAAAACAGATGGTATAGAAAATGTGCAACTATCTCAAATGCAACCTTTatatatcaattttttaaatgaaaatattattgagCATTCTAAGTTATTGGAAAATACTGATAATAATTCTAAAAGGTTTAAAGAAGAAGAATGGATTTATTTAAGAGAAAAGATATTGTTGTTGATTAAAAATTCATGTGTAATAAATGATagaaaaagtaataattttcCTAGTTTTGAAGagtatattaataataatatgcataaatctttcaaaaaatataaaaccaTAATTGAGATGAAAAAGTTCAACATAtgcttatattttattgatatatttttaaatatatttttaatagatTATCCCTATAAGTGGGGAAATgtaatagaaaatatattcggaatatttaaagttgtttcaatatttaaggaaaattattttaccAATGCTTTAAACTATGATTATAATTCAaccataaattatattacaaaattaatggAGTTTAATGATTCAACTTGTGAAATTGGAAATACagaaaacaaatatagGATGGTGATACATTTCCAgaatttatattctttaatgtttttattgaataaaattttaaaaaaatacattccTAGGATACAAAATCGTAACTATTACTCCGTATTATATcacaattattttatttcttatataaacaatgaTAATAGAAAATTACTAGAGACAGATGATTATG
Encoded here:
- a CDS encoding exonuclease, putative, whose amino-acid sequence is MPKFVSLFNYRHYLHVNAQKYSTLSVVFLYRLSDSIQKENIFKEGCIKHYIDMPRNYNYLKKSDSINLFKEKRHCYYSTSNKVYVKGNVSEIISSLCKNKEIDGIAANIIFYIIKLMEIKNIRTTDEYKENIKKIFINLVKTYHKICKSNNGNIEYIFCIFNENVIKSVSPNLKNSKKKTIQELILNSLCFFFKNNEIYKNKLDINLICDIVSHTNFLSILNNINYEKEKIKDNLNVKNVDYLVGQYLSDKIYITTSIEFISIFLASMSNPSIYNPLKENSSFNCVNILDHILKNESKNSLFLFFDTLEHNHLKLEAFRYLLSVNQHTGLFSNYWGYLTTKEYLLSNISTSLDEIKKMESSNQCLIKRSDIKNNLINNIFHACNEDSSSNISNDHYTLPDEIKNICFIKNMDEFEKMTIEIQEYQKRHWINNIYMDDDIYNFDYNNNLTDIENINRNLRMKKKKFYIGIDVEWNRKQKASVISFSTSKKIYVVDLLNIDYNYKLLVYKFLKWILENPFIYKLFFNFLCDIYIMSRYFKNISNLNAFINVIDLKKPLIVEKCNNEDIYNCNNIINTELMNRNILENNDTGLFKKLTNSSTYNFKKEIENKFNDPENIITALPKKINKYYFKSLNDLCFQFLKKKLSKELQLSNWNKRPLSKEQIEYAGLDAYVLIPIEEKLIDDKYISECNTNSHILVDSFIQKYNSKNCSWDW